The following are from one region of the Vitis riparia cultivar Riparia Gloire de Montpellier isolate 1030 chromosome 14, EGFV_Vit.rip_1.0, whole genome shotgun sequence genome:
- the LOC117930413 gene encoding double-stranded RNA-binding protein 2-like — translation MYKNQLQELAQRSCFNLPSYSCIREGPDHAPRFKATVNFNGETFESPSFCSTLRQAEHAAAEVALNTLANRGPSKALAARVLDETGVYKNLLQETAHRAGLNLPVYTTIRSGPGHVPVFSCTVEIAGMSFTGEAAKTKKQAQKNAAMTAWSALRKLSQRGSPSSPSVESECNEEQEQVIIARVLASLRPSKSNNKQNDRQHGQQRSGSICRDSTPQTPISCSMQYQSMVDPSFFPEMAMYQMWQQEQLAQLQNRLLALPVPLAPQPSPHFFPFMQSMFRPDHCLYFPTEVQRPITMGPRFSIAASGSSFYLSNHLVPEPMRGRSMVTIQEIEEKTEERSEFSPSEVSVSPALGDNNTEAINQEPIQEDNKQNTEELGGKIATSVQLERNQPGQFDWTSRRSVDSRLGPIEFQLQRPHGFDSSQSNPRPYHPPGLSSYRSSRPPSTVAAPVMTRTVDPVSSVGLRPQNLANQMPAPPRMRTGIPPYSFRPRPERMDFGRVPPRAMAPAVQIRTVVPVCSAPPPRKIPSSSQEGLPPYRENKNAE, via the exons ATGTATAAAAACCAATTGCAAGAGTTGGCTCAGAGAAGTTGCTTCAATTTGCCATCTTATTCATGCATCCGGGAAGGACCAGATCATGCCCCAAGATTTAAAGCAACTGTTAACTTCAATGGAGAGACATTTGAAAGCCCTAGCTTTTGCTCTACTCTGAGACAGGCAGAACATGCTGCAGCTGAAGTTGCTCTGAACACACTTGCAAACAGAGGCCCTTCTAAAGCTCTGGCTGCCAGAGTTTTG GATGAAACTGGAGTCTACAAGAATTTGCTTCAAGAGACTGCCCACAGAGCTGGGTTGAACCTTCCAGTTTATACCACTATTCGATCTGGACCAGGCCATGTTCCTGTCTTCTCATGCACGGTTGAGATAGCAGGAATGAGCTTTACGGGGGAAGCAGCTAAAACCAAGAAACAAGCTCAGAAGAATGCAGCCATGACTGCTTGGTCTGCCTTGAGAAAAT TGTCTCAACGGGGCTCACCTTCCTCTCCTTCAGTAGAGTCTGAATGCAATGAAGAACAGGAGCAGGTCATTATTGCTCGCGTTCTTGCAAGTTTAAGACCAAGTAAGTCGAACAACAAGCAAAATGATCGGCAACATGGACAGCAGAGGTCTGGTTCCATCTGCAGGGACTCAACTCCACAAACACCAATCTCATGTTCAATGCAGTACCAAAGTATGGTCGATCCTAGTTTCTTCCCTGAAATGGCCATGTACCAAATGTGGCAGCAAGAACAGTTAGCACAGCTGCAGAACCGTCTGTTGGCACTTCCCGTCCCACTGGCTCCTCAACCCAGTCCTCACTTTTTTCCATTTATGCAGTCTATGTTCCGGCCAGATCACTGTCTATACTTTCCAACGGAGGTGCAACGACCCATTACAATGGGACCCAGATTTTCAATTGCTGCTTCTGGATCATCATTCTATCTCTCAAACCATTTGGTTCCTGAACCAATGAGGGGCAGGTCCATGGTGACTATTCAAGAGATAGAGGAGAAAACTGAAGAACGATCCGAGTTTTCTCCATCTGAGGTTTCAGTTTCTCCTGCTCTTGGTGACAATAATACTGAAGCAATAAACCAGGAACCAATTCAGGAGGATAACAAACAGAATACTGAAGAGCTGGGAGGAAAGATTGCAACCTCTGTTCAACTCGAAAGGAACCAACCTGGACAATTTGATTGGACCTCACGTAGGAGTGTGGATTCCAGATTAGGGCCCATTGAGTTCCAGTTGCAAAGGCCACATGGTTTTGACTCATCTCAATCTAACCCCAGACCCTATCATCCTCCAGGATTGAGTTCCTACAGAAGTTCTAGACCACCTTCAACTGTGGCAGCTCCTGTGATGACCAGAACTGTGGACCCTGTTTCTTCAGTAGGGCTTAGACCACAGAATTTGGCTAATCAGATGCCTGCCCCACCAAGAATGAGAACTGGGATTCCTCCATATTCATTCAGACCCAGGCCTGAAAGAATGGACTTTGGAAGAGTGCCTCCTAGAGCCATGGCACCTGCAGTTCAAATCAGAACAGTAGTACCAGTTTGCTCTGCTCCACctccaagaaaaattccaagtTCCAGCCAGGAGGGACTGCCACCCTACAGGGAGAACAAAAATGCAGAATAA